One genomic segment of Synechocystis sp. LKSZ1 includes these proteins:
- a CDS encoding response regulator produces MSLSPPPVTILVVDDIPSNLEVLSQILRQAGYQIRVEVDGSQVLTQVKMARPDLILLDVMLPGLDGFTVCQQLQAQAETQDIPIIFMTALDQPEDKVRGFRLGAVDYITKPFQEEEVLARVKLHLQLAQLTAKLTQQNQALEKEVAMRTAELFQALQELKETQADLQQAHEELGEYTASLARTNRLKDEFLANMSHELRTPLNSILGLADALGDRCFGPITDQQQEVLTTITQNGHRLLALIESILDLSGLSTGTLCLRCDRVSLRQLCLGALELVETLAQKKGLVLTLELPPALTALYIQGDEARLRQALYHLLHNAVKFTPEGGRVCLRLRLEARENSPDPEHPNWLSLSVEDTGIGISEVEQDSLFQNFIQLSGGLNRSHSGLGLGLALTKQIVRLHGGKVRVHSVTGKGSCFTICLPYGAVAAVETRVAKTHNLLHSTLSPSLVLADSQEADLISLSSYLSAKGHPLQTATSLPEVMALLQKQSAQLLIISSSFLQQVSPALLSLLAAQPVIVLLASPDDLDNVAHLPVQQILPKPIKLRSLETVVSGLLSPNSSTA; encoded by the coding sequence ATGAGCCTCTCTCCCCCTCCCGTTACCATTTTGGTGGTGGATGACATTCCCAGTAATCTAGAGGTTTTGTCCCAAATCCTGCGCCAAGCGGGCTATCAAATTCGGGTTGAAGTGGATGGTAGTCAAGTGTTGACCCAAGTCAAAATGGCCCGGCCCGATTTAATTTTGCTGGATGTGATGCTACCGGGCCTTGATGGCTTTACGGTTTGTCAACAACTCCAAGCCCAAGCCGAGACCCAGGATATTCCCATTATTTTTATGACGGCCCTCGACCAGCCGGAGGATAAGGTGCGGGGCTTTCGGCTTGGCGCAGTGGACTATATCACCAAGCCCTTTCAGGAGGAAGAAGTCCTGGCTCGGGTGAAACTGCATCTGCAATTGGCCCAATTAACGGCGAAACTAACTCAACAGAACCAGGCCTTGGAGAAAGAAGTCGCGATGCGGACAGCGGAGCTATTCCAGGCCCTCCAGGAATTGAAGGAAACCCAAGCCGACCTGCAACAGGCCCATGAAGAGCTAGGGGAATACACCGCCAGCTTGGCCCGCACAAATCGCCTCAAGGATGAATTTCTTGCCAATATGAGCCACGAACTCCGCACGCCCCTGAACAGTATTCTTGGCCTGGCAGATGCCCTGGGAGACCGGTGCTTTGGGCCGATTACCGATCAACAACAGGAGGTTTTGACCACCATTACCCAAAATGGTCATCGTTTACTGGCCTTAATCGAGAGCATTTTAGACCTTTCTGGCCTGAGTACGGGGACGCTTTGTCTTCGCTGTGATCGGGTTTCCCTGCGGCAATTATGTCTTGGGGCCTTGGAATTGGTCGAGACCTTGGCTCAAAAAAAGGGATTGGTGTTGACTCTCGAACTTCCCCCAGCCCTAACGGCGTTATACATCCAGGGAGACGAGGCTCGTCTTCGCCAGGCCCTGTACCACCTATTGCATAATGCCGTTAAATTTACGCCTGAAGGAGGGCGGGTCTGCCTGCGGCTCCGTCTGGAGGCCAGGGAAAATAGTCCGGATCCGGAACATCCCAATTGGCTCAGCCTGAGTGTGGAGGATACCGGCATCGGTATTTCGGAAGTAGAGCAAGACTCCCTATTCCAAAACTTCATACAATTATCAGGTGGTCTCAACCGGAGTCATTCTGGGTTGGGACTAGGACTGGCCCTGACGAAACAAATTGTCCGTCTCCATGGGGGGAAAGTGCGAGTACACAGTGTAACCGGCAAGGGAAGTTGCTTTACCATCTGTCTGCCCTACGGAGCCGTGGCGGCTGTTGAGACCCGCGTAGCCAAAACCCATAACCTATTGCACTCGACGCTATCGCCCTCTCTGGTGCTAGCGGATAGTCAGGAAGCGGATTTAATTAGCCTGAGTAGTTATCTCAGCGCAAAAGGTCACCCCCTCCAGACAGCTACCAGCTTGCCGGAGGTCATGGCCCTGCTTCAGAAACAGTCGGCCCAACTCCTGATCATCAGCAGTTCTTTCCTCCAGCAAGTCTCTCCAGCCCTACTTTCTTTATTGGCGGCTCAACCCGTTATTGTACTCCTCGCCTCTCCTGATGATTTAGATAACGTTGCCCACTTGCCCGTCCAGCAAATTTTACCTAAACCTATCAAACTTCGTTCCCTAGAAACCGTGGTATCTGGTCTACTCTCGCCTAACTCATCGACTGCCTAA